Proteins from a single region of Psilocybe cubensis strain MGC-MH-2018 chromosome 3, whole genome shotgun sequence:
- a CDS encoding Histone acetyltransferase type B catalytic subunit: MSNDDPISYIFPVAKDLGLFDYTISIANDALNRALDELDKQNRAERSLNFCMALLDPSIHAEKQQLETFQIYRAALDDPKMVNRLLDSDHIKDRVSASLPVQKPRHDFSATAMHQVISLPDTLDTIFSFLAVRKRTDRSDLCNAALVSHAFYNAATPLLWQSPRRLDTIRKQLLFAFGASISGKGVGRHVQRLSINIFKGCWNIKLLIKIAGLTPNVTDLAIYWGNSMDGEEIVTTESVVSVNQILLTFSKLERLDLAKYSYTPPRERILIPVDAHKPFTQLKGLSLYRFHWLWEPILQGIGSKLEDLDIGFGTHLESHKLVKISAKVPFLKSLHISVLDVDDLGFAFTNIPQLEHFYVNNFSYVDNTSSEKLIQHLLTMRCLRTIHIVNCMVKGEQLELLANSSLALENLTLELIGDDSVPQAILKFLRDKRKTLKRISLGFCDGYKLKASNDIAYALAEIPNLEYVDIDMDLSGDRPSAASIDALLNNCPNLLLTDQLRNLADGNSLFNEKYLPKLKSIEDEMYEELSDFSFKLKFHHTSSHPCPWNFVPMSDWTTDANEALTLSLVRSATDKEVLAEDETYEEFHPTFTYPIYGEDEKIYGYKDIVIDLRFTSGSLKQYLNITYAKKLPSTSTVDDVEATLSGFIPPGYFTDKDAFLKAVDNDANAFRPPGQLVYSYTRPSPSSSSKGKRKRSGNNQALDPQSEDVIEYEVYHSTWDTPGFREYHRRMQLFILLYIEGGSYINEDEDTWEFVLLFEKRKRRDTSHTSAYHFVGYSSLYPFYYFPEKVRLRLSHIDFFYLLSFIKEIFHLAELYKAIYQYILKNPVIAELTVEDPAEAFEDLRDKNDLEMLLSNERFIEEAFGAQDSVGGTRRARKSLHGGEHGLEKGKLIPPADKVWSEKWRKDLKIAGRQFQRVTEMLALLHLDPQDQNIMRAYRLQVKERLYRFNFEILAQLEKEERHEKLEETFQSVRDDYHRILALVT, encoded by the exons ATGTCTAACGACGATCCCATTTCCTACATCTTCCCAGTTGCAAAAGACCTCGGCCTTTTTGACTACACGATTTCTATCGCCAACGATGCGTTGAATAGAGCACTGGATGAGTTGGACAAGCAAAATCGAGCAGAGCGTTCTCTAAATTTTTGTATGGCTTTATTGGATCCTTCAATCCATGCTGAGAAGCAGCAGTTGGAAACCTTCCAGATCTACCGTGCGGCCTTGGACG ACCCCAAAATGGTCAATCGTTTATTGGATAGTGACCATATCAAAGACCGCGTATCTGCCTCCCTTCCTGTGCAAAAACCTCGCCATGATTTTTCTGCTACAGCCATGCATCAAGTTATTTCTCTCCCTGACACTCTGGACaccattttttcttttcttgctgTGCGCAAACGAACAGATAGGTCCGACCTCTGCAATGCTGCCCTTGTATCGCATGCCTTTTATAATGCAGCGACTCCTCTTCTTTGGCAGAGCCCTCGACGTCTCGATACGATTAGAAAACAGCTTCTCTTTGCTTTTGGAGCATCTATATCTGGAAAGGGCGTCGGACGACACGTCCAACGATTGAGTATCAACATTTTCAAAGGATGCTGGAATATCAAACTTTTAATCAAAATTGCGGGGCTCACACCAAATGTGACCGATCTAGCAATATACTGGGGAAATTCCATGGACGGCGAAGAAATAGTAACGACTGAATCCGTGGTCTCAGTCAATCAGATTTTGTTGACGTTCTCCAAACTTGAGCGTCTTGACCTTGCCAAATATTCATACACTCCGCCCCGAGAAAGGATCCTAATTCCTGTCGATGCACATAAACCATTTACCCAGTTGAAAGGACTCAGCTTATATCGTTTTCATTGGCTATGGGAACCCATACTACAAGGCATCGGTTCCAAACTCGAAGACCTGGATATCGGTTTTGGAACACATTTGGAAAGCCACAAATTAGTCAAAATTTCCGCCAAAGTCCCTTTCCTGAAATCGTTACACATATCAGTACTCGACGTGGATGACCTTGGTTTCGCTTTTACCAACATCCCGCAATTGGAACACTTTTACGTTAACAATTTCTCCTATGTGGATAACACATCTTCTGAGAAATTGATCCAACACTTACTTACTATGCGTTGCCTGCGAACCATACACATAGTAAATTGTATGGTTAAAGGAGAACAGCTGGAGCTACTGGCGAACTCCTCCCTCGCCTTAGAAAATTTGACTTTGGAGTTGATCGGGGACGACTCTGTGCCACAGGCCATTCTGAAGTTTCTCAGGGACAAACGGAAGACGCTCAAAAGGATTTCTTTAGGCTTTTGTGACGGCTACAAATtaaaggcttccaatgataTAGCTTATGCTCTTGCCGAAATCCCTAACCTGGAATATGTTGACATTGACATGGATCTTAGCGGCGACCGACCGAGTGCTGCGTCGATTGATGCTCTTCTTAACAACTGCCCCAACCTTCTCTTAACGGATCAATTAAGAAACTTGGCTGATGGAAATTCCCTTTTCAATGAAAAGTACTTGCCGAAACTGAAAAGCATAGAGGACGAGATGTATGAAGAATTATC CGACTTCAGCTTCAAACTCAAATTCCATCATACCTCAAGTCATCCGTGCCCTTGGAATTTCGTTCCAATGTCTGACTGGACTACAGACGCAAATGAAGCATTGACACTCTCTTTAG TGCGGTCTGCAACCGACAAAGAAGTACTTGCCGAAGACGAAACATATGAAGAATTTCACCCAACATTCACATATCCT ATTTATGGCGAAGATGAAAAGATATACGGTTATAAAGACATCGTCATTGAT CTTCGGTTTACCTCGGGGTCATTGAAACAATATCTTAATATCACGTATGCTAAGAAGTtaccatcaacatcgacGGTAGATGATGTCGAGGCTACGTTGAGTGGTTTCATTCCACCAG GTTATTTCACGGATAAAGACGCATTCCTAAAGGCTGTGGACAATGATGCAAACGCTTTCCGACCTCCAGGCCAACTTGTTTACTCATACACAAGGccctctcccagctcttCTTCTAAGGGAAAGCGGAAAAGAAGTGGCAACAATCAGGCGTTGGACCCTCAAAGCGAGGACGTCATTGAATATGAAGTATACCAT TCCACATGGGATACCCCAGGTTTTCGAGAGTACCACCGCAGAATGCAACTTTTCATTCTTCTTTACATTGAGGGGGGGTCTTATATcaacgaggatgaagatacATGGGAGTTTGTTCTATT ATTTGAAAAGCGTAAAAGAAGAGATACTTCACATACATCGGCATATCATTTTGTTGGCTATTCCTCACTATACCCATTCTACTATTTTCCTGAAAAGGTTCGACTGAGGCTGAG CCATATCGATTTCTTTTACCTGCTCTCTTTTATCAAAGAAATTTTTCATCTAGCCGAACTTTACAAGGCCATATATCAGTACATCCTGAAGAACCCAGTCATCGCTGAATTGACGGTAGAAGATCCAGCTGAAGCATTCGAAGACTTAAGGGACAAAAATGATCTTGAGATGCTACTGTCGAACGAGCGATTCATTGAAGAAGCATTCGGTGCACAGGATTCTGTCGGAGGTACTCGACGTGCTCGAAAAAGCTTACATGGAGGTGAACATGGACTTGAAAAGGGAAAGTTAATACCACCAGCCGATAAAGTTTGGTCTGAGAAATGGCGGAAAGATCTGAAGATTGCTGGG CGACAATTTCAAAGGGTTACTGAAATGCTCGCACTCCTACATCTGGATCCACAGGATCAGAATATTATGCGCGCTTACCGTCTTCAAGTCAAGGAGCGACTATACCGATTCAATTTT GAAATTCTAGCCCAGCttgaaaaagaggaaaggcACGAAAAATTAGAAGAAACGTTTCAAAGCGTTCGTGATGATTACCACAGAATTCTGGCGCTGGTCACCTGA
- a CDS encoding catalase A — protein MSSSIGSAVRHAMAHVTDNAKIKDLKRDHVNISSSSGLTTDFGSKISDTDNWLSVQGENGTQGPFLLEDHIAREKIHRFDHERIPERVVHARGAGAHGHFRVYDNTASKWTFAPVLTDPSRTTPIFIRFSTVQGSRGSADTVRDVRGFAMKFYTDEGNWDLVGNDIPVFFIQNAIKFPDFVHAVKPEPHNEVPQGQTAHNNFWDFVGLQPESAHMVMWAMSDRGIPRSYRMMQGFGVNTFTLINAEGKRVFVKFIMTPQLGVHSLMWDEALKLAGQDPDFHRKDLQEAIENGCYPKWTFGIQVIEEKDEHSFDFDILDATKVWPEYLVPIHQIGEFTLDRVVDEYFSEVEQVAFCTSHVVPGIGFSDDPLLQGRNFSYFDTQITRLGINWEQIPINRPVCPVMNHHRDGARQHRINPGSINYFPNRDNVGHPVPPSHGGYIEHAQKVEGIKRRIRTPKFQEHFSQAQLFYNSLSQHEKNHVIAAFSFELSHCDDQRVYDGYINVLNNIDFDLAVTVAKNVNGPVPDKPVRINHGHKDQTLSQLYYAPKTPTIASRRIAVLITDGFNLTEVEGVRAALASAKATTWIIGPRRAKIHSEGGHIISGSGIVADHHFEGQRSTMFDAIYIPSGSEHAKNLASNGRAVHWIREAFGHCKAIGAIGDAVDVVKQALNLPEVNFANSGVDDVVSSYGVVTTGKYDVSSAVVDALEIAPSPKGFVSNFAYQISKHRCYEREMDGLTSRVAY, from the exons ATGTCTTCTTCAATTGGATCAGCAGTCAGACATGCAATGGCTCATGTCACCGACAATGCAAAGATAAAAGATCTCAAAAGAGATCATGTAAACATCTCGAGCTCTTCGGGATTGACGACTGACTTCGGTTCCAAAATATCCGACACCGACAACTG GTTGTCCGTTCAGGGCGAGAATGGTACCCAGGGGCCATTTTTACTCGAGGACCATATTGCGAGAGAAAAAATCCACCGGTTTGATCATGAACGTATACCTGAACGCGTAGTGCATGCACGCGGAGCTGGTGCTCATGGGCACTTCCGAGTTTACGACAATACTGCTTCGAAATGGACGTTTGCACCCGTCCTGACCGACCCAAGTCGCACTACCCCCATATTTATTCGATTCAGTACCGTCCAAGGTTCGCGTGGCAGCGCG GACACCGTTCGTGATGTTCGTGGTTTCGCGATGAAGTTCTACACCGATGAAGGAAATTGGGATCTTGTGGGAAACGACATCCCTGTTTTCTTCATCCAAAATGCAATCAAATTTCCAGACTTCGTCCACGCTGTAAAGCCTGAGCCACATAACGAAGTTCCTCAGGGACAAACTGCCCATAATAACTTTTGGGATTTTGTTGGCCTTCAACCAGAAT CGGCTCATATGGTAATGTGGGCCATGTCAGACAGAG GTATCCCACGTTCCTACAGAATGATGCAAGGTTTTGGCGTCAACACTTTCACCCTCATCAATGCGGAAGGAAAGCGAGTTTTCGTTAAATTTATCATGACCCCTCAGCTTGGAGTGCATAGTTTGATGTGGGATGAGGCATTGAAACTTGCTGGTCAGGATCCCG ACTTCCATCGCAAGGACCTTCAAGAGGCTATTGAAAATGGTTGCTATCCTAAATGGACTTTCGGAATTCAAGTTATCGAAGAAAAGGATGAACACTCATTCGATTTTGATATTCTTGATGCTACTAAAGTATGGCCTGAGTATCTCGTCCCCATTCATCAGATTGGTGAATTTACTCTCGACCGGGTGGTTGACGAATATTTCTCGGAAGTCGAACAAGTTGCCTTCTGTACTAGCCACGTAGTGCCTGGTATCGGTTTTAGTGACGATCCTCTGTTACAAGGTCGGAACTTCTCCTATTTCGACACCCAAATTACTAGGCTTGGTATAAACTGGGAACAG ATTCCGATAAATCGTCCTGTCTGTCCCGTCATGAATCACCACCGTGACGGTGCTCGTCAACATCGTATTAACCCGGGATCTATCAATTACTTCCCTAATCGTGACAATGTCGGGCACCCGGTACCTCCTTCGCATGGAGGTTATATTGA ACATGCACAAAAGGTTGAAGGTATCAAGCGTCGAATCAGAACGCCCAAATTCCAAGAGCACTTCAGTCAAGCCCAACTTTTTTACAATTCTCTCAGCCAACACGAGAAGAACCACGTCATCGCAGCGTTCTCATTTGAATTGAGCCATTGTGACGATCAACGTGTTTATGATGGTTATATCAATGTTTTGAACAACATCGATTTCGACCTTGCAGTCACTGTGGCCAAGAACGTGAATGGTCCTGTACCCGACAAACCAGTCCGCATCAATCATGGACATAAAGATCAAACGTTGTCTCAGCTTTATTACGCACCTAAGACGCCTACCATTGCTTCCAGAAGAATCGCTGTGCTTATCACTGACGGTTTTAATCTTACCGAAGTCGAAGGAGTTCGCGCTGCGCTGGCGAGTGCCAAAGCTACAACATGGATCATTGGCCCTCGACGTGCCAAAATTCATTCCGAGGGTGGACATATCATCTCGGGGTCAGGAATTGTTGCAGATCATCATTTCGAAGGACAACGGTCGACGATGTTTGACGCAATTTACATACCCTCTGGATCGGAGCATGCAAAAAACCTTGCGAGTAATGGACGTGCGGTGCATTGGATTCGCGAAGCGTTCGGTCACTGCAAGGCTATTGGTGCAATTGGTGATG CTGTTGACGTCGTCAAGCAAGCTCTCAACCTTCCTGAAGTTAACTTTGCCAACTCTGGAGTAGACGACGTTGTATCCTCATATGGAGTCGTGACGACTGGAAAATACGACGTCAGCTCTGCGGTTGTCGATGCATTGGAGATAGCTCCTAGTCCTAAGGGCTTTGTGTCAAACTTTGCCTACCAAATCAGCAAGCATCGCTGCTACGAGCGTGAGATGGACGGCCTTACGAGCCGAGTGGCATATTGA
- a CDS encoding putative glycosidase C21B10.07: YVNKSTAQEMGLFWVADNGTAFMKADDTSVLPLGVTRASIRITSQKTYNTGLFILDLNRAPWGCAIWPAFWTVGGNWPHNGEIDILEGVHDNEHNQIAWHTDPGCHLDTNATFTGQVPNNSTNCDANVNSNSGCDVVEWSRASYGTFFESQGGGILAMKWDENDISVWSFFRAAIPTDVTAGTPNPSLWGPPSAMLMNTKCDIPKYFTNHSIVFGEYYGFYFTAIHNKLTNVILDITFCGDWAGNSYATSGCPGTCPERMTDPTNFENATWSINSLKVYRKQVLAGKDTSGARSTRHIMHSVVGKARYLLGPVFLLLAYELW; encoded by the exons CTATGTCAATAAATCTACCGCTCAGGAGATGGGTTTATTCTGGGTGGCAGATAACGGGACCGCATTCATGAAAGCAGACGACACATCGGTATTGCCATTGGGGGTTACTCGCGCCAG TATCAGAATTACTAGTCAAAAGACATACAACACTGGGCTGTTCATTTTAGATCTTAACAGAGCGCCCTGGGGTTGCG CTATTTGGCCCGCTTTCTGGACTGTTGGAGGCAATTGGCCACAT AATGGTGAAATCGATATTTTGGAAGGAGTACACGATAACGAACATAATCAAATTGCATGGCATACCGACCCAG GATGTCATCTGGACACCAACGCTACCTTTACAGGTCAAGTTCCG AACAATAGTACCAATTGCGACGCAAACGTCAATTCCAACAGTGGCTGCGACGTTGTAGAATGGAGTCGCGCTTCTTACGGTACATTTTTCGAGTCTCAGGGAGGAGGGATCTTAGCTATGAAATGGGACGAGAACGATATCTCGGTGT GGTCATTCTTTCGTGCTGCAATCCCTACAGATGTTACTGCGGGAACGCCGAATCCTTCTCTATGGGGACCGCCGTCTGCAATGTTGATGAACACCAAGTGCGATATCCCAAAATATTTTACAAACCACTCCATTGTTTTTGGCGAGTACTATGGCTTCTATTTTACCGCAATACACAACAAATTAACCAATGTTATTCTAGATATTACATTTTGCG GTGACTGGGCCGGTAATTCATATGCTACAAGTGGCTGCCCTGGAACTTGCCCTGAACGAATGACGGACCCTACCAACTTTGAG AATGCAACTTGGAGCATTAACTCGCTCAAGGTCTACCGAAAACAGGTTCTGGCGGGAAAGGACACTTCCGGTGCACGGTCAACTCGGCACATTATGCATTCTGTAGTTGGAAAGGCTCGTTATTTGCTCGGCCCAGTGTTTCTGCTTTTGGCATACGAGCTCTGGTGA